A genomic segment from Chanos chanos chromosome 2, fChaCha1.1, whole genome shotgun sequence encodes:
- the LOC115804912 gene encoding protocadherin alpha-C2-like — protein METHVRAKQCLRYVCISVLSSFVICAVSAVTHYSIPEEMEENSVVANLAVDLGLDVKTLSKRKMRLDIIANKKYLEVKKETGELYILERIDREYLCSSKTTCYLKLEIILENPVRIFNIELEIMDINDNAPNFRRDTINLDISESTAEGERFSISNAFDPDIGTNSIKTYHLSENNNFDIEIQTGRDGSKFADLILKKALDREKQPVHNLTLTAVDGGIPARSGTASIIVRVLDTNDNAPQFDKEQYTINLPENVPIGSLVVKLNATDLDEGTNSNIMYSFSLYTSEKTQQTFSLNPSNGEIRIKEMINYEDFRIYDMEVIAKDKGTNSLSGQCKITILVTDMNDNHPVISIKSFQSPLKEDVALDTVIAVVSVSDKDSGENGVVDIHIPNQLPFELKESSDNYYELVVSQHLDREKVPEYYITITVTDRGSPPLSDNETIVLELLDVNDNVPQFSQSFYTIPVMENNAPGALLSSLTALDPDLHENQYLVYFIIEKEIVNTSMSMLFSINPENGNLYALKTFDYEIEKEFLFHIEARDSGVPPLGSNATVHVIIMDQNDNAPLIVSPWRAHGFVVEEKIPRSTDKGTLIAKVIAIDTDSTQNSRITYQFLQNTDATLFSLDQYNGEIRTMRMFSYRDARHQRLVVIAKDNGEPALSATVTIKLSTVETALKAYSDMSEVPLEYDIFSDLNLYLVIGLGSVSFLLLITILVTIVLKCQKPKPSKAAAPCRNSVISERNSTIADSTLVSNDAYWYSLFLAETRKGKLVVRQPVPKGARYIVSSIPRSTGPTETSDSAASTLQVRYKSPVV, from the coding sequence ATGGAGACGCATGTAAGAGCCAAACAATGTCTACGgtatgtttgtatttctgttctttCGTCTTTCGTCATTTGCGCCGTATCTGCAGTTACTCACTATTCTATTCCGGAAGAGATGGAAGAGAATTCTGTTGTCGCAAATCTGGCTGTTGATTTGGGATTGGATGTAAAAACGCTGAGCAAAAGGAAAATGCGTTTAGATATAATTGCCAATAAGAAATACCTGGAAGTGAAGAAAGAGACGGGGGAATTGTACATATTGGAACGGATTGATAGGGAATATCTTTGCAGTTCTAAAACAACCTGTTATTTGAAACTGGAGATAATTTTAGAAAATCCAGTGCGTATATTCAATATTGAATTGGAGATCATGGATATAAATGACAACGCTCCTAATTTCAGAAGAGATACTATCAATTTGGATATTTCTGAATCTACCgcagaaggagagaggtttTCCATCAGTAATGCCTTTGATCCTGACATTGGTACAAATTCCATCAAAACGTACCATTTGAGTGAAAACAATAACTTCGATATTGAAATACAGACAGGTAGAGACGGTTCTAAATTTGCTGATTTAATTCTAAAAAAGGCTTTAGATCGAGAAAAACAGCCTGTTCATAATCTGACACTCACCGCTGTAGATGGAGGGATACCGGCGCGCTCCGGTACAGCCAGCATTATTGTTCGTGTACTGGATACGAATGACAACGCCCCCCAGTTTGACAAAGAACAATACACAATAAATTTACCCGAAAATGTTCCGATTGGAAGCCTTGTAGTCAAACTGAACGCTACGGATTTAGACGAGGGCACTAATTCAAATATTATGTATTCTTTTAGCTTGTATAcatcagagaaaacacagcagacGTTTAGTTTAAATCCGAGTAACGGCGAGATCAGAATAAAGGAAATGATAAACTATGAAGATTTTAGAATATATGATATGGAAGTTATCGCAAAAGATAAAGGGACTAATTCTTTATCTGGGCAATGTAAGATAACAATTTTAGTAACCGATATGAACGACAATCATCCTGTAATTTCCATCAAATCATTTCAGAGTCCTCTTAAAGAGGATGTTGCTTTAGATACAGTCATCGCGGTTGTAAGTGTCAGTGATAAAGATTCTGGTGAGAACGGGGTTGTTGACATACATATTCCTAATCAGCTACCTTTTGAGCTAAAGGAATCCTCTGATAATTACTACGAGTTAGTAGTCTCACAACATTTGGATAGAGAGAAAGTTCCTGAATACTACATTACTATAACCGTCACAGACAGAGGTTCCCCACCGTTATCTGATAATGAAACAATCGTTTTAGAACTGTTAGACGTAAACGACAACGTGCCTCAGTTCTCTCAGTCCTTTTACACTATACCTGTGATGGAGAATAACGCACCAGGGGCGTTACTGAGTTCACTCACTGCTTTAGACCCTGACCTTCATGAAAATCAATATCTAGTTTATTTTATCATCGAAAAGGAAATAGTGAACACCTCCATGTCCATGCTATTCTCTATAAATCCAGAGAACGGTAACCTTTACGCGTTAAAGACGTTTGATTATGAAATAGAGAAGGAATTCCTTTTCCATATTGAAGCTAGAGACTCTGGCGTTCCTCCACTCGGCAGTAATGCGACTGTTCACGTTATCATTATGGACCAGAACGACAACGCACCACTTATAGTGTCTCCTTGGCGTGCGCATGGCTTCGTGGTGGAAGAAAAGATCCCTAGGTCAACCGACAAAGGAACTCTGATAGCCAAAGTGATAGCCATCGACACAGACTCAACACAGAACTCCCGGATTACTTATCAGTTTTTACAGAATACCGACGCCACCTTGTTTAGTCTGGACCAATACAACGGTGAAATTCGTACTATGAGAATGTTCAGTTATAGAGATGCGCGTCACCAGCGGTTGGTGGTGATCGCCAAGGACAACGGAGAGCCTGCGCTCTCTGCTACAGTCACCATCAAACTGTCCACAGTGGAGACTGCACTTAAAGCCTATTCAGACATGTCGGAGGTGCCTTTAGAGTATGACATCTTTTCAGATTTGAATCTGTATTTGGTGATTGGATTGGGCTCGGTATCATTTCTTTTACTCATCACCATATTGGTCACCATCGTGCTGAAGTGTCAAAAACCGAAGCCCAGTAAAGCAGCTGCTCCCTGCAGGAACAGTGTGATCAGTGAGAGGAACTCAACCATTGCAGATTCCACTCTGGTCTCCAACGATGCATACTGGTACAGTTTGTTTCTGGCGGAGACAAGAAAAGGCAAGTTAGTAGTGAGACAGCCTGTACCAAAGGGGGCGAGGTATATTGTGTCCAGTATCCCAAGGAGCACTGGACCAACAGAGACCAGCGACTCAGCTGCTTCCACACTACAGGTAAGGTACAAATCTCCAGTGGTATAA
- the LOC115804911 gene encoding protocadherin alpha-C2-like, translating to MNDCDIIKAWRRYVSVCLLLTAVLNISTAVIHYSIPEEMEEGSVVANLAADLGLDVKSLTKRRMRLDVIANKKYLDVNMDTGDLYISERIDRENLCPFKMSTSNCFLKLDAAIENPVRMFNIELEIVDINDNAPHFRRDTMHLDISESTPTGERFSLNNAVDPDFGSNSVETYYLSESEHFTIEIQAGRDGSKFADLILKKALDREEQAVHNLILTAVDGGVPARSGIASIIVRVLDTNDNAPQFDKESYTISLSENSPIGSLVVKLNATDSDEGSNADILYSFSLYTSEKTQETFSLNADNGEIRVKEIINYEDFKIYDMEIVAKDRGADSLTGQCKLTVLINDMNDNHPDISIKSFQSPIKEDVAVNTVIAVVSVSDKDSGENGEVDVHISNELPFTLKESSDNFYHLLVSEPLDREQVPEYYITITVTDRGSPPLSDNETIVLELLDVNDNVPQFSQSFYTIPVMENNAPGALLSSLTALDPDLHENQYLVYFIIEKEIVNTSMSMLFSINPENGNLYALKTFDYEIEKEFLFHIEARDSGVPPLSSNATVHIIIMDQNDNAPLIVSPWRAHGFVVEEKIPRSTDKGTLIAKVIAIDTDSTQNSRITYQFLQNTDATLFSLDQYNGEIRTMRMFSYRDARHQRLVVIAKDNGEPSLSATVTIKLSTVETALKAYSDMSEVPLEYDIFSDLNLYLVIGLGSVSFLLLITILVTIVLKCQKPKPSKSTPTCRNSVISERNSTIADSTLVSNDAYWYSLFLAETRKGKLVVRQPVPKGARYIVSSIPRSTGVTETSDSAASTLQVNNII from the coding sequence ATGAATGACTGCGATATCATTAAGGCGTGGAGGAGGTATGTGTCGGTCTGTCTTCTTTTAACTGCTGTTCTGAATATATCAACCGCTGTTATTCACTATTCTATTCCGGAGGAGATGGAAGAAGGGTCTGTTGTTGCGAATCTCGCCGCTGATTTGGGGCTAGATGTCAAATCGTTGACAAAACGCAGAATGCGTTTGGATGTCATAGCCAACAAGAAATATCTAGACGTTAACATGGATACAGGAGACCTGTACATTTCAGAGAGAATTGATCGTGAAAATCTTTGTCCTTTTAAGATGAGTACGTCTAATTGTTTCCTTAAACTTGATGCAGCAATTGAAAACCCGGTACGGATGTTTAACATAGAACTGGAGATTGTCGATATCAATGATAATGCGCCACATTTCCGCAGGGATACAATGCACTTGGACATATCGGAATCTACTCCGACTGGCGAACGGTTTTCTCTCAACAATGCAGTAGACCCAGATTTTGGATCCAACTCAGTAGAAACCTACTATCTCAGTGAAAGTGAACACTTCACCATTGAAATACAGGCAGGTAGAGACGGTTCTAAATTTGCAGATTTGATTCTGAAAAAGGCTTTAGACCGCGAGGAACAGGCTGTTCATAATCTCATACTTACAGCAGTAGATGGAGGTGTCCCTGCGCGCTCAGGTATTGCCAGCATCATCGTCCGCGTGCTAGATACCAATGACAACGCCCCTCAGTTCGACAAAGAAAGCTACACCATAAGTTTATCCGAAAATTCGCCCATCGGAAGCCTTGTAGTCAAATTAAATGCAACAGATTCAGACGAGGGCTCAAATGCAGACATTTTATACTCATTCAGTCTCTATACTTCAGAAAAAACTCAAGAAACGTTCAGTTTAAATGCTGATAATGGTGAGATAAGAGTCAAAGAAATTATTAATTATgaagattttaaaatatatgataTGGAGATCGTAGCAAAGGACAGGGGAGCAGATTCTTTAACAGGGCAGTGCAAATTAACAGTTTTAATTAACGATATGAATGACAATCATCCTGATATCTCAATAaagtcttttcaaagtcctATCAAAGAAGATGTAGCTGTAAATACAGTAATTGCTGTCGTTAGTGTGAGTGATAAAGATTCAGGGGAAAATGGCGAAGTCGATGTTCATATTTCCAACGAGTTACCTTTCACGTTAAAAGAATCTTCTGATAATTTTTATCACCTTTTAGTTTCAGAACCTTTGGATCGTGAGCAAGTCCCGGAGTATTACATCACTATTACTGTTACAGACAGAGGTTCCCCACCGTTATCGGATAATGAAACAATCGTTTTAGAACTTTTAGACGTAAACGACAACGTGCCTCagttctctcagtctttctacACTATACCTGTGATGGAGAATAATGCACCAGGGGCGTTACTGAGTTCACTCACTGCTTTAGACCCTGACCTTCATGAAAATCAATATCTAGTTTATTTTATCATCGAAAAGGAAATAGTGAACACCTCCATGTCCATGCTATTCTCTATAAATCCAGAGAACGGTAACCTTTACGCGTTAAAGACGTTTGATTATGAAATAGAGAAGGAATTCCTTTTCCATATTGAAGCTAGAGACTCTGGCGTTCCTCCACTCAGCAGTAATGCGACCGTTCACATTATCATTATGGACCAGAACGACAACGCACCACTTATAGTGTCTCCTTGGCGTGCGCATGGCTTCGTGGTGGAAGAAAAGATCCCTAGGTCAACCGACAAAGGAACTCTGATAGCCAAAGTGATAGCCATCGACACAGACTCAACACAGAACTCCCGGATTACTTATCAGTTTTTACAGAATACCGACGCCACCTTGTTTAGTCTGGACCAATACAACGGTGAAATTCGTACTATGAGAATGTTCAGTTATAGAGATGCGCGTCACCAGCGGTTGGTGGTGATTGCCAAGGACAATGGAGAGCCCTCGCTCTCTGCTACAGTCACCATCAAACTGTCCACAGTGGAGACTGCACTTAAAGCCTATTCAGACATGTCGGAGGTGCCTTTAGAGTATGACATATTTTCAGATTTGAACCTTTATTTAGTAATCGGATTGGGCTCAGTATCATTTCTGTTACTCATCACCATATTGGTCACTATTGTGCTGAAGTGTCAAAAACCGAAGCCCAGCAAATCTACCCCTACCTGTCGGAACAGTGTGATCAGCGAGAGGAACTCAACCATTGCAGATTCCACTCTAGTCTCTAACGACGCATACTGGTACAGTTTATTTCTGGCAGAGACAAGGAAGGGCAAGTTAGTAGTGAGACAGCCTGTGCCAAAGGGGGCGAGGTACATTGTGTCCAGCATTCCAAGGAGCACAGGAGTAACTGAGACCAGCGATTCAGCTGCTTCTACGTTGCAGGTAAACAACATTATCTAA
- the LOC115804910 gene encoding protocadherin beta-6-like, with the protein METHVNAQPWRRYVYVLLLLFVGLKTPSAVIHYSIPEEMEEGSLVANLAADLGLDVKTLSTRKMRLDTIASKKYLDINKETGELYILQQIDREYICNSKTTCFLRLDASIENPIRMFNIEIEITDINDNAPHFRRDRMHLDISESTLPGERFSLNNALDSDIGSNSVNTYYLSENDHFTIEIQTGRDGSKFADLILTKALDREELAVHNLILTAVDGGIPARSGTASIIVSVLDINDNAPQFDQGSYTVNVTENTPIGSLVIKLNATDLDEGLNSEVTYSFSLYTSEKTQETFSLNPSNGEIRVKETINYEDFRMYDMEIIAKDKGTNSLSGRCKLTILITDVNDNHPEIAIKSFQSPVKENIPEGTVIAVLSVSDKDSGENGEVDVNIADKLPFSLKQSSDNYYELVVSEPLDREKIPEYEITFTVTDRGSPLLSDNETITLELLDVNDNIPQFPQSFYTIPVLENNAPGALLSSLTALDPDLHENQYLVYFIIEKEITNMSMSMLFSINPENGNLYALKTFDYEMEKEFFFHVEARDSGIPPLSSNATVHIIIMDQNDNTPLIVSPWRAHGTVVEEKIPRSTDKGTLIAKVIAIDMDSAQNSRVTYQFLQNTDATLFTLDQYNGEIRTLRMFSYRDARHQRLVVIAKDNGEPALSATVTIKLSTVETALKAYSDMSEVPLEYDIFSDLNLYLVIGLGSVSFLLLITILVTIVLKCQKPKPSKAAPTCRNSVISERNSTIADSTLVSNDAYWYSLFLAETRKGKLVVRQPVPKGTRYIVSSIPRSSGLTETSNSAASTLQVRFTNNFRLTRLLDVGDQ; encoded by the coding sequence ATGGAGACGCATGTTAACGCACAGCCATGGAGAAGGTATGTCTatgtccttctccttctttttgtcGGTCTGAAAACACCGTCTGCCGTTATACACTATTCCATTCCggaagaaatggaagaaggctcCTTGGTCGCAAATTTAGCTGCCGATTTGGGACTTGATGTGAAAACGCTCAGTACACGGAAAATGCGTCTGGATACAATTGCGAGCAAGAAATACCTAGATATCAACAAAGAGACTGGAGAACTGTATATTTTACAGCAGATTGACAGGGAATACATCTGTAACTCCAAAACTACGTGTTTCCTTAGATTAGATGCTTCTATTGAGAACCCAATACGAATGTTTAATATTGAAATAGAAATCACTGATATTAATGATAACGCGCCTCATTTTCGTAGAGACCGAATGCATTTGGACATATCAGAATCAACTCTTCCTGGAGAAAGATTTTCTTTGAACAATGCCCTGGACTCAGATATCGGTAGCAATTCAGTTAATACGTATTACCTGAGTGAAAACGATCACTTTACCATCGAAATTCAAACAGGCCGAGACGGTTCTAAATTTGCTGATTTAATTTTGACAAAGGCtttagacagagaggagctggcTGTTCATAATCTGATACTCACTGCTGTTGATGGTGGAATCCCCGCGCGCTCAGGCACAGCCAGCATCATTGTTAGTGTCCTCGATATCAACGACAACGCCCCTCAATTTGACCAAGGAAGCTATACCGTAAATGTGACTGAGAATACTCCAATAGGGAGTCttgttattaaattaaatgcaaCCGACCTAGATGAGGGATTAAATTCAGAAGTGACCTATTCGTTTAGTCTCTATAcatcagagaaaacacaggaaacatttAGCTTAAACCCAAGTAACGGTGAAATCAGAGTGAAAGAAACGATTAATTATGAGGACTTCAGAATGTATGATATGGAGATCATAGCCAAAGATAAGGGGACTAACTCTTTGTCTGGGCGGTGTAAACTGACCATTTTAATAACTGACGTGAATGACAATCACCCGGAAATCGCAATAAAATCTTTCCAGAGTCCAGTTAAGGAAAACATACCTGAGGGTACAGTGATTGCAGTTCTGAGTGTAAGCGATAAAGATTCAGGGGAAAACGGCGAAGTAGATGTAAATATTGCGGACAAACTACCGTTTTCTCTTAAACAATCTTCAGACAACTACTATGAACTCGTTGTTTCAGAGCCTTTGGATCGTGAAAAGATTCCAGAATATGAAATAACTTTTACGGTTACAGACAGAGGTTCCCCTCTGCTATCTGATAATGAAACAATAACATTAGAATTATTGGACGTCAATGACAACATACCCCAATTTCCACAGTCTTTCTACACTATACCTGTTTTAGAAAATAATGCGCCAGGGGCATTGTTGAGTTCACTCACTGCTTTAGACCCAGACCTCCATGAAAATCAATATCTAGTTTATTTTATCATCGAAAAGGAAATAACGAACATGTCCATGTCCATGTTGTTCTCCATTAATCCAGAGAACGGTAATCTTTATGCGCTAAAAACATTTGACTATGAAATGGAGAAGGAGTTCTTTTTCCACGTGGAAGCTAGAGACTCTGGGATTCCACCTCTTAGCAGTAACGCGACCGTTCACATTATCATTATGGACCAGAACGACAACACTCCGCTCATAGTATCTCCTTGGCGCGCGCATGGAACTGTGGTAGAAGAAAAGATTCCCAGATCAACAGATAAAGGAACTCTTATAGCCAAAGTGATAGCCATCGACATGGACTCGGCGCAGAACTCTCGGGTTACTTACCAGTTTCTCCAGAATACGGATGCTACGTTATTCACTCTGGACCAATACAATGGGGAGATCCGGACATTGAGAATGTTCAGTTACAGAGACGCGCGTCACCAGCGGTTGGTGGTGATCGCCAAGGACAATGGAGAGCCTGCACTCTCTGCTACAGTCACCATCAAACTGTCCACAGTGGAGACTGCACTTAAAGCCTATTCAGACATGTCGGAGGTGCCTTTAGAGTATGACATCTTTTCAGATTTGAATCTGTATTTGGTGATTGGATTGGGCTCGGTATCGTTTCTTTTACTCATCACCATATTGGTGACTATTGTGCTGAAGTGTCAGAAACCAAAGCCCAGCAAAGCTGCCCCTACCTGTAGGAACAGTGTGATCAGTGAGAGGAACTCAACCATTGCAGATTCCACTCTGGTCTCCAACGATGCATACTGGTACAGTTTGTTTCTGGCGGAGACACGAAAGGGCAAGTTAGTAGTGAGACAGCCTGTTCCAAAAGGAACCAGATATATTGTATCCAGTATACCAAGGAGTTCAGGCCTGACAGAAACCAGCAATTCGGCTGCGTCCACACTCCAGGTAAGATTCACCAACAATTTCCGATTAACACGTCTTTTAGACGTGGGTGACCAATAA